The following coding sequences are from one Oryzisolibacter sp. LB2S window:
- a CDS encoding tripartite tricarboxylate transporter substrate binding protein, with the protein MTASRRLSLAALAALALAPLASAPVAAQDGQPLRLIVGYAAGGPVDQAARLFGQALAKELNTSVMVENKTGANATIAGSEVVRAKPDGLTLWYAASPTITISPNVMSKMPFDPAKDLAPVAPILSYYNLLVVNNNEPYKDLKELVAYAKANPRKLAYGSAGVGASNHLGALLFAQRSGIEMNHIPYKGNAPAMTDVIGGQLNMMLDIISTASNYAHAGKVRPLAVTSPQRNAALPDVPTFAESGIDGLQGFDVGGWYGIYGPKGMAPELVAKLNKAVNAALAQPELKKRYKELGYDEWTGSPQTLAERAAKERAMWATVTHGIAVD; encoded by the coding sequence ATGACCGCTTCGCGCCGCCTTTCGCTGGCCGCCCTGGCCGCCCTGGCCCTGGCACCTCTGGCCTCGGCCCCCGTCGCCGCCCAGGACGGCCAACCCTTGCGCCTCATCGTCGGCTATGCCGCGGGTGGCCCCGTGGACCAGGCCGCGCGCCTGTTCGGCCAGGCCCTGGCCAAGGAGCTCAATACCAGCGTGATGGTGGAGAACAAGACCGGCGCCAACGCCACCATTGCCGGCAGCGAGGTCGTGCGCGCCAAGCCCGACGGCCTGACGCTGTGGTATGCCGCCAGCCCCACCATCACCATCAGCCCCAACGTGATGAGCAAGATGCCGTTCGACCCGGCCAAGGACCTGGCACCGGTGGCGCCCATCCTCAGCTACTACAACCTGCTCGTGGTCAACAACAACGAGCCGTACAAAGACCTGAAGGAGCTCGTCGCCTACGCCAAGGCCAACCCGCGCAAGCTGGCCTATGGCTCGGCCGGCGTGGGCGCATCCAACCACCTGGGCGCGCTGCTGTTCGCGCAGCGCAGCGGCATAGAGATGAACCACATCCCCTACAAGGGCAACGCGCCGGCCATGACGGATGTGATCGGCGGCCAGCTCAACATGATGCTGGACATCATCAGCACCGCGAGCAACTACGCCCACGCGGGCAAGGTGCGCCCGCTGGCCGTGACCTCGCCGCAGCGCAATGCCGCACTGCCCGATGTGCCGACCTTTGCCGAATCGGGCATAGACGGCCTGCAGGGCTTCGACGTGGGCGGCTGGTACGGCATCTACGGCCCCAAGGGCATGGCGCCCGAACTCGTGGCCAAGCTCAACAAGGCCGTGAATGCCGCGCTGGCCCAGCCCGAGTTGAAAAAGCGCTACAAGGAGCTGGGCTACGACGAGTGGACCGGCAGCCCCCAGACCCTGGCCGAGCGCGCCGCCAAGGAGCGCGCCATGTGGGCCACGGTGACGCACGGCATCGCCGTGGATTGA
- a CDS encoding tripartite tricarboxylate transporter substrate binding protein, with translation MTIHPTRRQIVAGGLLAAAAQPLAALAADAWPSKPVRFIVPFPPGGPVDTTARAAGQKLGEIWNTPTVIDNRAGAGGVVGAQAAAREAPDGYTLFMGAIHHSVNPTLMGNLPYDIEKDFAPISFAAMFPVFIVVHPSVPANTVQELIALAKKPGSTLSYASSGNGGGTHLAGELFNMEAGTKLQHVPYKGSAPAMNDLLGGQVQIMFSDAPTALPQIKAGRVKVLAVASKKRSAMLPDVPSAAEAGLPGYEAYSWTALFAPARTPQAVLDRINADFNTAFKDPAVRQRLLDAGAEAAPGTQQEMRDFLRAEIAKWARVIKTAGITTG, from the coding sequence ATGACCATCCACCCCACCCGCCGCCAAATCGTCGCAGGCGGCCTGCTGGCCGCGGCCGCCCAGCCCCTGGCTGCCCTGGCAGCCGACGCCTGGCCGAGCAAGCCCGTGCGCTTCATCGTGCCCTTTCCGCCCGGCGGCCCCGTGGACACCACGGCGCGCGCCGCAGGTCAGAAACTGGGCGAGATCTGGAACACGCCCACCGTCATCGACAACCGCGCCGGCGCCGGCGGCGTGGTCGGCGCCCAGGCCGCGGCGCGCGAGGCGCCCGACGGCTACACCCTGTTCATGGGCGCCATTCATCACTCGGTCAACCCCACGCTCATGGGCAATCTGCCCTACGACATCGAGAAGGATTTCGCACCCATCAGCTTCGCCGCCATGTTCCCGGTGTTCATCGTGGTCCACCCCTCGGTGCCGGCCAATACCGTGCAGGAGCTGATCGCCCTGGCCAAGAAGCCCGGCAGCACCTTGAGCTACGCCTCATCGGGCAACGGCGGCGGCACGCACCTGGCGGGTGAGCTGTTCAACATGGAGGCCGGCACCAAGCTGCAGCATGTGCCCTACAAGGGCAGCGCGCCGGCCATGAACGATCTGCTCGGCGGCCAGGTGCAGATCATGTTCAGCGACGCGCCCACGGCGCTGCCGCAGATCAAGGCCGGCCGCGTCAAGGTGCTGGCCGTGGCCAGCAAGAAGCGCTCGGCCATGCTGCCCGATGTGCCCAGCGCCGCCGAGGCCGGCCTGCCCGGCTACGAGGCCTATTCCTGGACGGCGCTGTTCGCACCGGCCAGGACGCCCCAGGCCGTGCTGGACAGGATCAACGCCGACTTCAACACGGCCTTCAAGGACCCGGCCGTGCGCCAGCGCCTGCTCGACGCCGGCGCCGAGGCCGCGCCCGGAACGCAGCAGGAGATGCGCGACTTCCTGCGCGCCGAGATTGCCAAATGGGCCAGGGTGATCAAGACGGCGGGGATTACGACGGGGTGA
- the drt2 gene encoding antiviral reverse transcriptase Drt2: MQDKPTWFRQRRYLHFDEPLNFQKATTLVTNPEAVAAHSFWPLIRFQIHTTKIKQDKTTGQLDCHPKDREISYAAHGDSLIFSFYAEALSKLYEAVLGQQGLGDCVLAFRSLGKNNIDFAKAAFDEISARGDCVAVALDVTKFFDNIDHAQLKQRWMRLLNTSSLPRDHYAVFKALTKFSFVDRNDCFAALGVSVHNPRGGGRHRLCSPADFKQDVRAAGLVKVNQHKCGIPQGTPISALLSNIYMLDFDAAAHGFAKRQGGLYMRYCDDILFIMPTSLAEKTKKFCIAEVGKLKLTINPAKTDTCSFVKKGAAQACNQPLQYLGFLFDGKRILIRSAAFAKFSNRMKRGVSLAKQTMRSRNKAKNAKGAYERQLYQRKILARYSHLGKRNFLRYGYTAAQMMNSKEIRRQLRPLWGRLQTAIAKER, translated from the coding sequence ATGCAGGACAAGCCAACCTGGTTTCGGCAACGCCGTTATTTGCACTTCGACGAGCCGTTGAACTTTCAGAAGGCTACGACCTTGGTCACGAATCCGGAAGCTGTGGCAGCGCACTCTTTCTGGCCCCTGATCCGGTTCCAGATTCATACCACCAAGATCAAGCAAGACAAGACCACCGGACAGCTTGATTGCCATCCTAAGGACCGCGAGATTTCATATGCGGCGCATGGCGATTCGCTGATCTTCAGCTTTTATGCAGAAGCTCTGAGCAAGCTGTACGAGGCAGTACTCGGGCAGCAAGGACTGGGTGACTGCGTCCTCGCGTTTCGCTCACTGGGAAAGAACAATATTGACTTTGCGAAAGCCGCTTTCGACGAGATCAGCGCGCGCGGAGACTGCGTGGCAGTCGCGCTGGATGTCACGAAGTTCTTTGACAATATTGATCACGCGCAGCTCAAGCAACGATGGATGCGCTTGCTGAACACCTCGTCCCTTCCGCGGGACCACTACGCTGTCTTCAAGGCGCTGACTAAGTTCTCATTCGTTGACCGCAATGACTGCTTCGCGGCACTTGGTGTGTCCGTGCACAACCCCCGAGGCGGCGGAAGACATCGCCTCTGCAGCCCTGCCGACTTCAAGCAGGACGTTCGCGCAGCTGGGCTCGTCAAGGTCAACCAGCACAAATGCGGCATTCCGCAAGGAACCCCGATCAGCGCCCTGCTCTCCAATATTTACATGCTCGACTTTGACGCAGCCGCGCACGGCTTCGCCAAGAGGCAAGGCGGTCTGTACATGAGGTACTGCGATGACATCCTCTTCATCATGCCCACGAGCCTGGCAGAGAAAACTAAGAAGTTCTGCATCGCCGAAGTAGGCAAGCTCAAGTTGACCATCAATCCAGCAAAAACCGACACCTGCTCCTTCGTCAAGAAGGGGGCAGCCCAAGCCTGCAATCAGCCCCTACAGTACCTGGGGTTCCTCTTTGATGGCAAGCGGATCCTCATTCGTTCGGCCGCATTCGCCAAGTTCTCGAACCGCATGAAGCGCGGCGTAAGCCTAGCTAAGCAGACGATGCGCAGCAGAAACAAGGCAAAGAACGCCAAGGGCGCCTACGAGCGGCAGCTGTACCAACGAAAGATCCTTGCCAGGTACTCCCATCTGGGCAAACGGAACTTCCTGAGATACGGCTACACGGCTGCACAGATGATGAACTCCAAGGAGATCCGAAGGCAACTGCGCCCACTCTGGGGGCGGTTGCAGACGGCCATCGCGAAGGAGCGGTAA
- a CDS encoding ABC transporter substrate-binding protein — protein MPHRHHPLFLSCLLACGLGAGLGAQAQKISDDVVRIGVLSDMSGLYADTAGRGSLESARMAVEDFGGSVLGKKIEVVWADHQNKADVGATHARTWFDRDGVDLIINLNNTAVAVAVNNLARERSKLVMNTGGASDILTNEHCAPTAIHYTYDSYALAKGAADGILAQGKKDWFILGVDYAFGKAMAANLTEFVQAGGGRIVGSTFHPLNASDFSSFLLQAQGSKAPVIALANATSDTVNAIKAANEFGITKSQTIVPSLMFINDIHALGLKHGQGMVFTTGFYWDRNDETRAWARRFFGKMKKMPSMIQAGDYSAVTQYLKAVQAAGTDDAQAVVKQLQGMKLSDMFAQNGRLREDGRMVHDMFLVQVKKPAESNYPWDYYKVLTTISGDQAFKPLSKSTCKYLKVG, from the coding sequence ATGCCGCACCGCCATCACCCGCTCTTTCTCTCGTGCCTGCTGGCCTGTGGCCTCGGGGCCGGCCTTGGCGCGCAGGCGCAAAAAATATCCGACGACGTGGTGCGCATAGGCGTGCTGTCCGACATGTCGGGCCTGTACGCCGACACCGCAGGGCGTGGCTCGCTGGAGTCGGCCAGGATGGCGGTGGAGGATTTCGGCGGTAGCGTGCTGGGCAAGAAGATAGAGGTCGTCTGGGCAGACCACCAGAACAAGGCCGACGTGGGCGCCACCCATGCACGCACCTGGTTCGACCGCGACGGCGTGGACCTGATCATCAACCTCAACAACACCGCCGTCGCCGTGGCCGTGAACAACCTGGCGCGCGAGCGCAGCAAGCTGGTGATGAACACCGGCGGCGCCTCCGACATTCTGACCAACGAGCATTGCGCGCCCACCGCCATCCACTACACCTACGACAGCTACGCGCTGGCCAAGGGCGCGGCCGACGGCATCCTCGCCCAGGGCAAGAAGGACTGGTTCATCCTGGGCGTGGACTACGCCTTCGGCAAGGCCATGGCGGCCAACCTGACCGAGTTCGTGCAGGCCGGCGGCGGCAGGATCGTGGGCAGCACCTTCCACCCGCTCAACGCCAGCGACTTCTCATCCTTCCTGCTGCAGGCCCAGGGATCGAAGGCGCCGGTGATCGCTCTGGCCAACGCCACCTCGGACACCGTCAACGCCATCAAGGCGGCCAACGAGTTCGGCATCACCAAGAGCCAGACCATCGTGCCCAGCCTCATGTTCATCAACGACATCCACGCGCTGGGCCTCAAGCACGGCCAGGGCATGGTGTTCACCACAGGCTTTTACTGGGACCGCAACGACGAAACCCGTGCCTGGGCGCGGCGCTTCTTCGGCAAGATGAAGAAGATGCCATCCATGATCCAGGCAGGCGACTACTCCGCCGTCACGCAGTACCTCAAGGCCGTGCAGGCCGCGGGCACCGACGATGCGCAGGCCGTGGTCAAGCAGCTGCAGGGCATGAAACTGTCGGACATGTTTGCGCAGAACGGCCGGCTGCGCGAGGACGGGCGCATGGTGCACGACATGTTCCTGGTGCAAGTGAAGAAGCCGGCCGAATCGAACTACCCCTGGGACTACTACAAGGTGCTGACAACCATTTCGGGCGACCAGGCGTTCAAGCCGCTGTCGAAGAGCACTTGCAAGTACTTGAAGGTCGGCTGA
- a CDS encoding OB-fold domain-containing protein: protein MQMSAQTHYQAELDAGRFCIQQCPACERHVFAPRELCPHCGAGGLRWVRASGLGTVYSTSTIARKQDAGGNHNVALIDLDEGVRMMSRVEGLVPEAVTIGLRVQAHVGQKDGRGLVLFTPVAQGGAA, encoded by the coding sequence ATGCAAATGAGCGCCCAAACCCACTACCAGGCCGAGCTCGATGCCGGCCGCTTCTGCATACAGCAGTGCCCCGCCTGTGAGCGGCATGTATTCGCCCCGCGCGAGCTGTGCCCGCATTGCGGCGCCGGCGGCCTGCGCTGGGTGCGCGCGAGCGGCCTGGGCACGGTCTATTCCACGAGCACCATTGCGCGCAAGCAGGACGCGGGTGGCAACCACAACGTGGCGCTGATCGACCTCGACGAGGGCGTGCGCATGATGAGCCGTGTCGAGGGCCTGGTGCCCGAGGCCGTGACCATTGGCCTGCGCGTGCAGGCCCATGTCGGCCAGAAGGACGGGCGCGGCCTGGTGCTGTTCACGCCCGTCGCGCAGGGAGGTGCCGCATGA
- a CDS encoding thiolase, protein MSRIPPSHLDAAAVNRGLRGRVAIAGAATYGCGEAPGMDDMTLLVRAAQAAVADAGLTMQDIDGLATCSVNASMWPMPVIEHLGINPTYVDGTMIGGSSFIAHLLPAIRALEAGQCKAVLVCYGSAQRSATFGRKESIAARRFLDPQPYEFPYEPVLPVTAYALAAARHMHEFGTTRRQLAEVAVAARAWAQKNPEAFMRDPLSIDEVLAARPIASPLTVRDCCLVTDGGGAIVLTRAERARDLPRPPVYVLGNATAVWHRQISCMPDLTTTAAAQSGAQAFAMAGMRAADMDMAQVYDAFTINTILFLEDLGFCAKGEGGAFVQDGGIAPGGRLAVNTNGGGLSCVHPGMYGIFALIEAVRQLRGEAGARQLPIHRTAVVHGNGGTLSSQSTAILGTFDTL, encoded by the coding sequence ATGAGCCGCATCCCCCCATCGCATCTGGACGCCGCCGCCGTGAACCGCGGCCTGCGTGGCCGCGTGGCCATTGCCGGCGCCGCCACCTATGGCTGCGGCGAGGCGCCCGGCATGGACGACATGACGCTCTTGGTGCGCGCCGCGCAGGCGGCCGTCGCCGACGCGGGCCTCACCATGCAGGACATCGACGGCCTGGCCACCTGCAGCGTCAACGCGAGCATGTGGCCCATGCCGGTGATCGAGCATCTGGGCATCAACCCGACCTATGTGGACGGCACGATGATCGGCGGTTCGAGCTTCATCGCCCACCTGCTGCCCGCGATCCGCGCGCTCGAGGCCGGGCAGTGCAAGGCCGTGCTGGTGTGCTACGGCAGCGCCCAGCGCAGCGCCACCTTTGGCCGCAAGGAAAGCATTGCCGCGCGGCGCTTTCTCGACCCCCAGCCCTATGAGTTTCCGTACGAGCCGGTGCTGCCCGTCACGGCCTACGCGCTGGCCGCGGCGCGCCACATGCACGAATTCGGCACCACGCGCCGGCAGCTGGCCGAGGTGGCCGTGGCCGCGCGCGCCTGGGCGCAGAAGAACCCCGAGGCCTTCATGCGCGACCCGCTCAGCATCGACGAGGTGCTGGCCGCGCGCCCCATCGCCAGCCCGCTCACGGTGCGCGACTGCTGCCTGGTGACCGACGGTGGCGGCGCCATCGTGCTCACGCGTGCCGAGCGCGCGCGCGATCTGCCGCGCCCCCCTGTCTATGTGCTGGGCAATGCCACGGCGGTCTGGCACCGGCAGATCTCGTGCATGCCCGACCTGACGACCACGGCGGCCGCGCAGTCCGGCGCCCAGGCCTTCGCCATGGCTGGCATGCGGGCCGCCGACATGGACATGGCCCAGGTCTATGACGCCTTCACCATCAACACCATCCTGTTCCTGGAGGACCTGGGCTTCTGCGCCAAGGGCGAGGGCGGCGCCTTCGTGCAGGACGGCGGCATCGCGCCCGGCGGGCGCCTGGCCGTCAACACCAATGGCGGCGGCTTGTCCTGCGTGCACCCGGGCATGTACGGCATCTTCGCGCTCATCGAGGCCGTGCGCCAGTTGCGCGGCGAGGCCGGTGCGCGCCAGCTGCCAATACACCGCACGGCCGTGGTGCATGGCAATGGCGGTACGCTGTCGAGCCAGTCCACGGCCATCCTCGGCACGTTTGACACCCTCTGA
- a CDS encoding acyl-CoA dehydrogenase family protein codes for MIRDPEILEALLDSVRRFVRERLVPAENEVAETDEIPEAIVQEMRELGLFGMTIPEKFGGLELTMEEECRVLLELCQTAPAFRSVIGTTVGIGSQGILIDGTPEQQAQWLPKLATGEVIASFALTEPEAGSDAASLRTTAVKDGDHYVVNGTKRFITNAPHAGMFTLMARTNPQNKGAGGVSSFIVDAKSPGISFGKYDVKMGQKGAHTCDVIFDNVKVPAANLIGLKEGKGFKTAMKVLEKGRIHIAAVAVGVAKRILRDALAYALERKQFGQPICEFQLVQAMLADSQAELYAAECMTLDAARRRDDGLPVSTEASCAKMFATEMCGRVADRAVQILGGAGYMAEYGIERYYRDVRLFRLYEGTTQIQQIIIARNMIREARDA; via the coding sequence ATGATCCGCGACCCTGAAATTCTGGAAGCCCTGCTCGACAGCGTGCGCCGCTTCGTGCGCGAGCGCCTCGTGCCCGCCGAAAACGAGGTGGCCGAGACCGACGAGATCCCCGAGGCGATCGTGCAGGAGATGCGCGAGCTCGGCCTGTTCGGCATGACCATCCCCGAGAAGTTCGGCGGCCTGGAGCTGACGATGGAGGAGGAATGCCGCGTGCTGCTCGAGCTGTGCCAGACCGCGCCCGCGTTCCGCTCGGTGATAGGCACGACGGTGGGCATAGGCTCGCAGGGCATTTTGATCGACGGCACGCCCGAGCAGCAGGCCCAGTGGCTGCCCAAGCTGGCCACGGGCGAGGTGATTGCCTCGTTTGCGCTCACCGAGCCCGAGGCCGGGTCGGACGCAGCCTCGCTGCGCACCACGGCCGTCAAGGATGGCGACCACTACGTCGTCAACGGCACCAAGCGCTTCATCACCAACGCGCCGCACGCCGGCATGTTCACGCTGATGGCGCGCACCAATCCGCAGAACAAGGGCGCGGGCGGCGTGTCCTCGTTCATCGTCGATGCGAAAAGCCCCGGCATCAGCTTCGGCAAGTACGACGTCAAGATGGGCCAGAAGGGCGCGCACACCTGCGACGTGATCTTCGATAACGTCAAGGTGCCCGCGGCCAACCTGATCGGTCTGAAGGAAGGCAAGGGCTTCAAGACCGCGATGAAGGTGCTGGAGAAGGGCCGCATCCACATCGCTGCCGTGGCCGTGGGCGTGGCCAAGCGCATCCTGCGCGACGCGCTGGCGTATGCGCTGGAGCGCAAGCAGTTCGGCCAGCCGATCTGCGAGTTCCAGCTGGTGCAGGCCATGCTGGCCGACAGCCAGGCCGAGCTCTACGCGGCCGAGTGCATGACGCTGGACGCCGCGCGCCGGCGCGACGATGGCCTGCCGGTGTCCACCGAGGCCTCCTGCGCCAAGATGTTCGCCACCGAGATGTGCGGCCGTGTGGCCGATCGCGCGGTGCAGATCCTGGGCGGCGCGGGCTACATGGCCGAATACGGCATAGAGCGCTACTACCGCGACGTGCGGCTGTTCCGGCTGTACGAGGGCACGACGCAGATCCAGCAGATCATCATTGCGCGCAACATGATCCGCGAGGCCCGCGACGCATGA
- a CDS encoding PaaI family thioesterase, producing the protein MMGAAQVPAPEGKVWVRLPELRPELLNQLPAAHGGVIMALLDSVMSRACALQPGAPSQTAVTVEMSSRFHRPARGALLAEGWVVHGSRSLCSCAAELRDAQGQVVATASGTFKYWLAPTTWDSRE; encoded by the coding sequence ATGATGGGCGCGGCCCAGGTGCCGGCGCCCGAAGGCAAGGTGTGGGTGCGCCTGCCCGAGCTGCGCCCCGAGCTGCTCAACCAGCTGCCCGCCGCGCATGGTGGCGTGATCATGGCGCTGCTCGATTCCGTCATGTCGCGCGCCTGTGCGCTGCAGCCGGGCGCGCCCTCGCAGACCGCGGTGACGGTGGAGATGTCCAGCCGCTTTCACCGCCCCGCGCGCGGCGCGCTGCTGGCCGAGGGCTGGGTGGTGCATGGCAGCCGCAGCCTGTGCAGCTGCGCCGCCGAGCTGCGCGACGCGCAGGGCCAGGTGGTGGCCACGGCCAGCGGCACGTTCAAATACTGGCTCGCGCCCACGACCTGGGACTCGCGCGAGTGA
- a CDS encoding LysR family transcriptional regulator yields the protein MAMHFDLVDLRLMVHIADANSMTRGAELSFISLPAASTRIKNLEESIGTKLLYRTSQGVTLTPPGQAFVTHARMVLGQIEHLRGDMQEYVRGIKGHVRVFANTTSLGEFLPPVLRHFLRSNPDVNIDLRERPSHDIVRAVTEGQTDIGIVAGLVRTENLETLPYRRDRLVLVVPQGHALAGQMQIAFADTLELDHVGLHESTAIHSFLRQASDQLHRPIKQRIQVGNFETACRMIEAGVGVGVLPESAASRHAQTMDIAIVPLSDAWSVREMQICVRSLDALPSFAQELVQMLVDDAQGRLALA from the coding sequence ATGGCCATGCATTTCGATCTTGTGGACCTGCGCCTCATGGTGCACATCGCCGACGCCAACAGCATGACGCGCGGTGCCGAGCTGTCCTTCATCTCCCTGCCCGCCGCGAGCACGCGCATCAAGAACCTGGAGGAGAGCATAGGCACCAAGCTGCTCTACCGCACCAGCCAGGGTGTGACGCTGACGCCACCGGGCCAGGCCTTTGTGACCCATGCACGCATGGTGCTGGGCCAGATCGAACATCTGCGCGGCGACATGCAGGAATATGTGCGCGGCATCAAGGGCCATGTTCGCGTGTTTGCCAACACCACTTCGCTCGGCGAGTTCCTGCCGCCGGTGCTGCGCCACTTTCTGCGCAGCAATCCGGACGTGAACATCGACCTGCGCGAGCGCCCCTCGCACGACATCGTGCGTGCCGTGACCGAGGGCCAGACAGACATCGGCATAGTCGCCGGCCTGGTGCGCACCGAGAACCTGGAGACCCTGCCCTACCGGCGCGACCGCCTGGTGCTGGTGGTGCCGCAGGGCCATGCGCTGGCCGGACAGATGCAGATCGCCTTTGCCGACACGCTGGAGCTCGACCACGTGGGCCTGCATGAATCGACCGCCATCCACAGCTTTTTGCGCCAGGCCAGCGACCAACTGCACCGCCCGATCAAGCAGCGCATCCAGGTGGGCAACTTCGAGACGGCCTGCCGCATGATCGAGGCCGGCGTGGGCGTGGGCGTGCTGCCCGAGTCCGCCGCCAGCCGCCACGCCCAGACCATGGACATCGCCATCGTGCCGCTGTCCGACGCCTGGTCGGTGCGCGAGATGCAGATCTGCGTGCGCAGCCTCGACGCCCTGCCCAGCTTCGCGCAGGAGCTGGTGCAGATGCTGGTGGACGATGCGCAGGGACGGCTGGCGCTGGCCTGA
- a CDS encoding CaiB/BaiF CoA-transferase family protein gives MTAAANSPHHSSAAVGALSHLRVLDLSRVLAGPWCTQNLADMGADVIKIEKPGDGDDTRHWGPPFFPDESGQPTKNACYYAACNRNKRSVTVDMATPEGQELIRELAKQSDVVVENFKTGGLKRYGLDYESLSALNPRLIYCSVTGFGHTGPYAPRAGYDLLVQAMSGLMSITGHADGEPGGGPMRVGVAVIDLFTGMYATTAILGALEARHRTGRGQHIDMALLDVAMAVLANQGAGFLNAGNIPKRQGNTHPSVVPYQDFPTQDGNMLLAIGNDGQFARFCEAAGVDWASDERFATNAGRVIHRATLIPMMAELTRTRPTADWIALLEDKAVPCGPINHIGQAFDDAQVRSRGLRVEQLRYPDGQLPAGEVINRVVTTASPLRLSDTPVTLRHAPPALGQHTEEVLRERLGLDAARVQELRAKGVL, from the coding sequence ATGACCGCTGCCGCCAACTCCCCACACCACTCCAGCGCCGCCGTCGGCGCCCTGAGCCACCTTCGCGTGCTCGACCTCTCGCGCGTGCTCGCCGGCCCCTGGTGCACCCAGAATCTGGCCGACATGGGCGCCGACGTGATCAAGATCGAAAAGCCCGGCGATGGCGACGACACGCGCCACTGGGGCCCACCGTTCTTCCCCGACGAGAGCGGCCAGCCCACGAAGAACGCCTGCTACTACGCCGCGTGCAACCGCAACAAGCGCTCGGTCACCGTGGACATGGCCACGCCCGAGGGGCAGGAGCTGATCCGCGAACTGGCCAAGCAGAGCGACGTGGTGGTGGAGAACTTCAAGACCGGCGGGCTCAAGCGCTACGGCCTGGACTACGAAAGTCTGTCGGCGCTGAACCCGCGCCTGATCTACTGCTCGGTCACGGGCTTTGGCCACACCGGGCCTTATGCGCCGCGCGCAGGCTATGACCTGCTGGTCCAGGCCATGAGCGGCCTCATGAGCATCACCGGCCATGCCGATGGCGAGCCCGGCGGCGGCCCCATGCGCGTGGGCGTGGCCGTGATCGACCTGTTCACCGGCATGTACGCCACCACGGCCATCCTGGGCGCGCTCGAGGCGCGCCACCGCACGGGCCGCGGCCAGCATATCGACATGGCGCTGCTGGACGTGGCCATGGCCGTGCTGGCCAACCAGGGCGCGGGTTTTCTGAACGCGGGCAACATCCCCAAGCGCCAGGGCAACACCCACCCCAGCGTCGTGCCCTATCAGGACTTCCCCACGCAGGACGGCAACATGCTGCTGGCCATAGGCAACGACGGCCAGTTCGCGCGCTTTTGCGAGGCCGCGGGCGTGGACTGGGCGAGCGACGAGCGCTTTGCCACCAACGCCGGCCGCGTGATCCACCGCGCGACGCTGATCCCCATGATGGCCGAGCTCACGCGCACGCGCCCCACGGCCGACTGGATAGCGCTGCTCGAGGACAAGGCCGTGCCCTGCGGCCCCATCAACCATATCGGCCAGGCCTTCGACGACGCGCAGGTGCGCTCGCGCGGCCTGCGCGTGGAGCAGCTGCGCTACCCCGATGGCCAGCTGCCGGCCGGCGAGGTCATCAACCGCGTGGTGACCACGGCCAGCCCGCTGCGCCTGTCGGACACGCCCGTCACGCTGCGCCACGCGCCGCCGGCTCTGGGCCAGCACACCGAGGAGGTGCTGCGCGAGCGCCTGGGGCTCGATGCGGCGCGCGTGCAGGAGCTGCGCGCCAAGGGCGTGTTGTAG